In Streptomyces chartreusis NRRL 3882, the following are encoded in one genomic region:
- a CDS encoding TetR/AcrR family transcriptional regulator: MAANQSGRTRRRLSTEERREQLLSVGARLFSESPYDDVWIEQVAEIAGVSRGLLYHYFPTKRDFFAAVVERESERMLRMTAAVPGVPVREQLAGGLDTFLEYVRTHAHGYRAFHRADAAGDQAVRRVYQRALAAQERQILAGLAADPEFGPACEERPEVRLAVRGWLAFTTSVCLEWLRGTELSRDQVRELCARALLGVLTP, translated from the coding sequence ATGGCCGCGAACCAGAGCGGGCGCACGCGCCGCCGGCTCAGCACCGAGGAGCGCCGGGAGCAGCTTCTGTCGGTCGGGGCGCGGCTGTTCTCGGAGAGTCCGTACGACGACGTGTGGATCGAGCAGGTCGCCGAGATCGCCGGGGTGTCGCGCGGGCTGCTGTACCACTACTTCCCGACCAAGCGGGACTTCTTCGCGGCGGTCGTCGAGCGCGAGAGCGAGCGGATGCTGCGCATGACGGCGGCGGTGCCCGGCGTGCCGGTGCGCGAGCAGCTCGCGGGCGGCCTCGACACGTTCCTGGAGTACGTCCGGACCCACGCCCACGGCTACCGCGCCTTCCACCGCGCCGACGCGGCCGGGGACCAGGCGGTGCGGCGGGTCTACCAGCGGGCGCTGGCCGCGCAGGAGCGGCAGATCCTCGCGGGCCTGGCCGCGGACCCCGAGTTCGGCCCGGCCTGTGAAGAGCGGCCGGAGGTGCGGCTCGCGGTGCGCGGCTGGCTGGCGTTCACCACGTCCGTCTGCCTGGAGTGGCTGCGCGGCACGGAGTTGAGCCGGGATCAGGTGCGTGAGCTGTGCGCGCGCGCCCTGCTGGGCGTCCTCACTCCCTGA
- a CDS encoding lactonase family protein codes for MGSGGWSRRRFVGALAGGAAAAGLPACDDAPAPAGPTSPTTPEASVSPSREARRPSGPRPLYIGTYTSVEGGGKGIGLATYDAATGRISGTGTLTGVGDPSYLAIHPDHRTLYAVNEREDGAVTAVRLSDRKVLGSRSTGGAAPCHLSVHPGGRWLFSANYGSGSVAVHPIDTSGALGERTDLVRHSRPAPGPGQEGPHAHQIFTSPDGGHVLAVDLGTDTVYSYRLDEKAGTLTEVAQAQTRPGAGPRHLTFHPGGRYAYLADEVDNTVAVCSYDPASGRVTVGEAQSTGTGSGTNYPAQILVTPNGRYAFLANRGHNSLTRYAVEADGARLRLLDTVPVGGDFPRQIALSPEGTLLFAANQKSGTVTVFRVDEASGALRRTAEPFPSPVAVCALPL; via the coding sequence ATGGGCAGTGGTGGCTGGAGCAGACGCCGGTTCGTCGGCGCACTGGCGGGCGGAGCCGCCGCGGCAGGGCTGCCCGCCTGTGACGACGCGCCCGCGCCTGCGGGCCCGACGAGCCCGACAACCCCCGAGGCGAGCGTGAGCCCCTCCCGCGAGGCCCGTCGCCCGTCCGGCCCGCGCCCGCTCTACATCGGGACGTACACCTCCGTCGAGGGCGGCGGCAAGGGCATCGGCCTGGCCACGTACGACGCGGCGACGGGCCGGATCAGCGGCACGGGCACGCTCACCGGCGTCGGCGACCCGTCGTACCTCGCGATCCACCCGGACCACCGCACGCTGTACGCGGTGAACGAGCGCGAGGACGGCGCAGTGACGGCCGTCCGGCTGTCCGACCGGAAGGTCCTGGGCAGCCGTAGCACCGGCGGCGCGGCCCCCTGCCATCTGTCGGTGCATCCGGGCGGGCGCTGGCTGTTCAGTGCGAACTACGGCTCGGGCAGCGTGGCGGTGCATCCCATCGACACCTCGGGCGCCCTCGGCGAGCGGACCGACCTCGTCCGGCACTCCCGTCCGGCGCCGGGGCCGGGCCAGGAGGGTCCGCACGCCCACCAGATCTTCACCAGCCCCGACGGCGGGCACGTGCTCGCCGTGGACCTGGGCACGGACACCGTCTACTCGTACCGGCTCGACGAGAAGGCCGGGACGCTCACCGAGGTCGCCCAGGCGCAGACCCGGCCGGGCGCCGGCCCGCGCCACCTGACGTTCCACCCCGGCGGCCGGTACGCCTATCTCGCCGACGAGGTCGACAACACGGTGGCGGTCTGCTCGTACGACCCCGCCTCCGGCCGCGTCACGGTCGGCGAGGCGCAGTCCACGGGCACGGGTTCCGGCACCAACTACCCGGCGCAGATCCTGGTGACCCCGAACGGCCGTTACGCCTTTCTCGCCAACCGTGGGCACAACAGCCTCACGCGCTACGCCGTCGAGGCGGACGGCGCCCGGCTCAGGCTGCTGGACACCGTGCCGGTGGGCGGGGACTTCCCGCGCCAGATCGCCCTCTCGCCGGAGGGCACGCTGCTGTTCGCGGCGAACCAGAAGTCCGGCACGGTGACGGTCTTCCGCGTGGACGAGGCGAGCGGCGCGCTGCGGCGCACCGCCGAACCGTTTCCGTCACCGGTCGCCGTCTGCGCGCTGCCGCTGTAG
- a CDS encoding FUSC family protein — protein MREVREWTAHARRILHKRRDPVVVQTLRSATAATIAYVIALRLSPEPAPLTAPLTALLVVQVTLYATLTNGFRRVNAVVTGVLVAIAFSLLVGLTWWSLALLLVASLAVGRLVRVEEYVPEVAISAMLVLGVTTVGDTAWARVVETLIGAVVGLGCNLLLAPPVWVEEAGESIEGLARRLRQLMLRMGEEAVGGTPPHRAAERLHEARRLDHDIVEVDAALRQAEDSLRLNPRVREGLLHRVVLRTGLDTLEICTVVLRVLARSFTDLAKEREPEPLFEAETGAALEQLMSEIADAVVSFAVLVTTHLSASAESAEERLTAELRTAAGTRDKLALLLREEAERETEHWQLLGAVLTEVNRILDELDTEHRTRRLFEELDRVSREQRVRMPRLTRLRERLGVQEQMWRDRTGVGGRFR, from the coding sequence ATGCGAGAGGTACGTGAGTGGACGGCGCACGCCAGGCGGATCCTGCACAAGCGCCGGGACCCGGTGGTCGTCCAGACGCTGCGGTCCGCGACCGCGGCGACGATCGCGTACGTCATCGCGCTGCGGCTGAGCCCCGAGCCGGCACCGCTCACCGCTCCCCTGACGGCGCTGCTGGTCGTCCAGGTGACCCTGTACGCCACGCTCACCAACGGCTTCCGGCGGGTGAACGCCGTGGTGACCGGCGTCCTCGTCGCGATCGCGTTCAGCCTTCTGGTGGGCCTGACCTGGTGGAGCCTGGCGCTGCTCCTCGTGGCGTCGCTGGCCGTGGGCCGGCTGGTCCGGGTGGAGGAGTACGTACCCGAGGTCGCGATCAGCGCGATGCTGGTGCTCGGGGTCACGACCGTCGGGGACACCGCCTGGGCCCGGGTGGTGGAGACGCTGATCGGCGCGGTCGTCGGGCTCGGCTGCAATCTGCTGCTGGCTCCGCCGGTGTGGGTGGAGGAGGCGGGAGAGTCGATCGAGGGGCTGGCGCGCCGGCTGCGGCAGCTGATGCTGCGCATGGGCGAGGAGGCCGTCGGCGGCACGCCCCCGCACCGCGCGGCGGAGCGGCTGCACGAGGCGCGGCGCCTGGACCACGACATCGTCGAGGTCGACGCGGCGCTCCGGCAGGCGGAGGACAGCCTGCGGCTCAACCCGCGCGTGCGGGAGGGCCTGCTGCACCGAGTGGTGCTGCGCACCGGCCTGGACACGCTGGAGATCTGCACGGTCGTCCTGCGGGTGCTCGCGCGCTCCTTCACCGACCTCGCGAAGGAGCGCGAGCCGGAGCCGCTGTTCGAGGCCGAGACGGGCGCCGCGCTGGAGCAACTGATGTCCGAGATCGCCGACGCCGTGGTGAGTTTCGCGGTGCTGGTGACCACCCATCTCAGTGCGAGCGCCGAGTCGGCGGAGGAACGTCTCACCGCGGAACTGCGCACCGCGGCGGGCACCCGCGACAAGCTGGCCCTGCTGCTGCGCGAGGAGGCCGAGCGCGAGACGGAGCACTGGCAGTTGCTCGGCGCCGTCCTGACGGAGGTCAACCGGATCCTCGACGAGCTCGACACCGAGCACCGCACCCGGCGCCTGTTCGAGGAACTGGACCGTGTGTCGCGGGAGCAGCGCGTGCGGATGCCGCGTCTGACGCGGCTGCGGGAGCGCCTCGGCGTTCAGGAGCAGATGTGGCGGGACCGTACGGGGGTCGGCGGGCGTTTTCGCTGA
- a CDS encoding DUF2470 domain-containing protein, with protein MGDDSHGWTAAPAAAERARSVLAAAWSCSVTAEGTREELAGAHTVTEDGRVLVDVPGDSALLAAAICAPRGEPSAVLEFADVAPVPVRDRIRARLWLAGWFTVEEEGRLAFRATRVVLRQPSGAVVVDLDDFAAATPDPLGAAEARLLTHLADCHADAVERLTRLVAADSLHGAVRVQPLAVDRHGLTLRIERTRAHGDVRLAFHAPADDVGQLTERMHVLLGQATAASCPRALQRQRADGDR; from the coding sequence ATGGGTGACGACAGCCACGGCTGGACGGCGGCCCCCGCCGCCGCGGAGCGGGCGCGCTCGGTGCTCGCTGCCGCGTGGTCCTGCTCGGTGACCGCGGAAGGCACGCGGGAGGAACTGGCCGGCGCGCACACGGTGACCGAGGACGGCCGGGTGCTGGTGGACGTGCCCGGGGACAGCGCCCTGCTCGCGGCCGCGATCTGCGCGCCCCGCGGCGAGCCGTCCGCGGTGCTGGAGTTCGCCGACGTGGCGCCCGTCCCCGTGCGCGACCGGATCCGCGCCCGGCTGTGGCTCGCGGGCTGGTTCACCGTCGAGGAGGAGGGCCGGCTGGCCTTCCGGGCCACGCGCGTGGTGCTGCGCCAGCCGTCCGGGGCGGTGGTCGTGGACCTCGACGACTTCGCCGCCGCGACGCCCGACCCGCTCGGCGCGGCCGAGGCCCGGCTGCTGACGCACCTCGCCGACTGCCACGCGGACGCGGTCGAGCGGCTCACCCGGCTCGTCGCCGCCGACAGCCTGCACGGCGCGGTCCGCGTCCAGCCCCTCGCCGTCGACCGGCACGGACTGACGCTGCGCATCGAACGCACCCGCGCCCACGGCGACGTACGCCTCGCGTTCCACGCGCCCGCCGACGACGTCGGGCAGCTCACCGAGCGCATGCACGTCCTGCTCGGCCAGGCGACCGCCGCGTCCTGCCCGCGGGCCCTACAGCGGCAGCGCGCAGACGGCGACCGGTGA
- a CDS encoding FBP domain-containing protein: MRSLTEPDIRNSFVNCSKGEAKRLTVPRDLAERPWDDLDFLGWRDPGAPDRSYLVTEREGRLVGLAMRFQAAQRGFLQRSMCSLCLTTHPRGGVSLMTARKAGAAGREGNSVGAYMCTDLACSLYLRGKKVPENGTRFDESLTVQEQIERTRGHLAAFLDKVYA, translated from the coding sequence ATGAGATCACTCACCGAACCGGACATCCGCAACTCGTTTGTCAACTGCTCCAAGGGAGAGGCCAAGCGTCTGACCGTCCCCCGGGACCTCGCCGAACGACCCTGGGACGATCTCGACTTTCTCGGGTGGCGGGATCCCGGGGCGCCAGACCGGAGTTATCTGGTCACCGAGCGCGAGGGGCGGCTCGTCGGGCTGGCGATGCGGTTCCAGGCCGCGCAGCGGGGCTTCCTGCAGCGCAGCATGTGTTCGCTGTGCCTGACGACGCACCCCCGGGGCGGTGTGTCGCTGATGACCGCACGGAAGGCGGGAGCGGCCGGACGCGAGGGCAACTCCGTCGGGGCGTACATGTGCACCGACCTCGCCTGCTCGCTCTACCTGCGCGGGAAGAAGGTGCCGGAGAACGGGACCCGCTTCGACGAGAGCCTCACCGTTCAGGAGCAGATCGAGCGGACCCGGGGCCATCTGGCCGCCTTCCTCGACAAGGTGTACGCCTGA